The window CTCTATCACTCTCTGTATGAGTGGTTCAACCCTATGTATCTATCTGATAAGACCAGCAAATTCACATCAACTGAATTCATCGACAAAAAAATCATACCCGAGATGAAGGAAATAGTGGAAAAATATAAACCTGATGTGCTTTGGTCAGATGGAGATTGGGAAGCAAAAGATTCTTACTGGAAATCTACAGAATTCTTAGCCTGGCTTTACAATGAGAGCCCTGTTAAAGATACCATTGTTGTGAACGATAGATGGGGCATTGATATACCTTGCAAACATGGAGATTTTTTCACTTGTACTGACAGATACAATCCAGGTAAGTGTGAAAGAATATTTAGGTGCGTATTTATGACTAGGATTGAGATTTAAGATTCAAATGAGAAGGTTCAGTTTCACTGCAACCTAACGGTCTACTGTGccctccatcagagctattctctccataacgtgatctacaacTCGCCTTCCAATTCctgttctaatgaactccagtatttgggatggcttcaaggaggcttatTCCTCACATCTACAAGTTTCTtatccaaagcagattttgctttggctagtgatggcgaggcattctgtcaccaggtgatccgaagTTTTTCCCTCCTCCCAACAGAATctactcgtcattttctgctagacccattctgaTGAGAGGTTTCCTATGGCGATAAAACCCTGTGAGAAATACAGTGAGGAGGTGTTGGTTTTTCTTGCTaggatccagatacttcttggatctcgcagtatcaaagtttcgaaggatTTTCctggaatgatccaaaccaggaataTTCAGACAGAATCTTTCTCTCtcggtttttttcttctcctgaaactcttttttATTAGGTACATTGGTCTACATCACAGAAAGGTTGCGGGCCGATGAAAGatgtttgtgctccttttctgggaagtgtgttggcctcttcattccctccgATTCCCGAGTGACCGgaaacccagactaaaaagaccttgttgtTCTTGCCTATTTCTTTTAGTTTTCTTCGGAACCCCAATATCATCTTAGAAACGATAATATGTGAGCTcggtgctttgattgcagcctatGTATTTACGATATATGTATTTTGTtcacaaattgaagaaaaattgataAGACAGAATTTGTGACAATCTATTTTTAAGTACGATATTTTAATCCATTTATAAAGACTTTCATGTACCTATTGCTCATATGGAATACGTTTAAGATTATATTATGTTTATCGTTGACACTTATAACTTCCCATCAACCTATCAATAGATCTACACAGATTCAAATGAGATTGCTAGATAACTTTAGGTGATACTTCCATGATAACTGCaatcttattcttcaaacaAATATAGGTACCCTTCAAAAGCATAAGTGGGAGAATGCAATGACTTTGGACAAGGAATCGTGGGGCTTTAGAAGAAACGCACCTTTGAAGGACTATCTCACCATTCACGAGCTTTTGGAAACACTAGCACAGACCATAAGCTGTGGAGGTATGTTCAATAAGATTAAATAActgattgaatattcatttttttttggcttaAGGTAACTTATTAGTGAATGTAGGACCGACGAAAGAAGGTACCATCGCTCCAATATTCGAGGAAAGACTGAAAGATCTAGGAAGTTGGTTGAAAATAAACGGAGAAGCAATTTATGGAAGCAAACCTTGGACATATCAAAATGACACCTTAACTTCAGGTGTTTGGTTCACCCGGAATTCAGAAGCTATCTACGCTATTGTTTTGAATTGGCCGGAAGGAAATCTACTCAGATTGAAGGCAGTAAAAGAAGAATTCGATACATCTTCTGTCACTCTAGTTAAAATGCTTGGAAATAATGACAATTTGAAGGTAAAATCCTATAAACGGGGTTGTAATATTTTTAGAAGACAAACTTCATCAACTGTCGAATGTTAGATACTGACCATCTACTCAAATCATTCACTactaattttttctttgagcTACCTACTCCAAAAATATCGGTTGATATCTAGCGACCTCGGAGGataaatgaagggtgtttttttagagctatagaactttaaattgcaataaaacaacaatggattattcgattgacatgaattttatttatccgcaagataatcttgtggcattacattttaaatatgatttctggcatatgaccgccacggctggctcagatgtagtccaatctggacgtccaattttcgattactctttttaacatttgtggccgtataacggcaataacacggcgaatgttgtcttccaaatggtcaaggatttgtggcttatccgcatagaccaatgactttacatacccccacagaaagtagtctagcggtgttaaatcacaagatcttggaggccaattcacaggtccaaaacgtgaaattaggcggtcaccaaacgctactttcaataaatcgattgtggcacgagctgtgtgacatgttgcgctgtcttgttggaaccacagctcttggacatcatggttgttcaattcaggaatgaaaaagttagtaatcatggctctataccgatcaccattgactgttacgttctggccatcatcgtttttgaagaagtacggaccaatgattccaccagcccataaagcgcaccaaacagtcagtttttctggatgtaacggtgtttcgacatacacttgaggataagcttcactccaaatgcggcagttttgtttgttgacgtagccattcaaccagaagtgcgcttcatcgctaaacaaaataaaatggacgtagtgcgtgatacgtattccgcacagaaccattattttcgaaataaaattgcactatttgcaagcattgttcaggcgtgagtctgttcatgatgaattgccaaatcaaactgagaataaagcacttgacagctgttaaatcggtcgccatcttgaacagtgataccaacttaaagttatatacctcgaaaaaaacacccgttataagccGGTCGTGTAGAATTTTAGCTCATTGATGGTGAAGTTTGTCTTCAAAAACTTGTGTCATGCAGTTCCTAAATGTAATTAacgattttcattttgttaatttttcagTGGTACTCGACTGTTACAAGCATCGATATTTCATTTCCAGACAAAGCAAAGGTCAAAAGTAGGCATGCATGGgttttgaaaataaagaattcgaaataatttttgttttattcacaAATTTCGACCTCCTGATGATAGAAATTTCGAACAgattatcataatttttttctcatgaagaaaataattattcataaagagaaaaaaaagtgTTCCCGCTTCCATTTCATCTTAGAGTAAAATTTCGAGAGCATTGTCAGTTGGCAGTGAGACACCATCATAGAACTGTTCATAGAAAACAGTCGGTTCTCCATAGCATATGATTAAATGTGGGACCAACTTTTTAGCATTTATTGAATAACTGGGACAGAAACGATCAAGATATACCACAATATTCGAAACggtcatttttcaaaaacgccTTGTAACTCAAGAACgaatcgagatatctatgatctgcgtTCGAATAtcctattatttcgaaaaaagaactCAGAGGTAGGTACTTGAAGATCTTTTATCTAAATATTATAGTTTTCGTGATGCTTTCAGTgtgcatcgaatttgggacaccctatacacTAAGTGCACTGGGTACTGCATAATGTTTCTGTTACAGCTTCTAAGAGATCTTCCTTTTTCTCTTTCATTCCCAATAATCTTGAATTCTCACGTCTGCCTTGCTGCAATTCAATCgcatttacatttgaaaaatggAAAGCAGAATCAATAGTGATTCCGATGAAAAACCAATGTAATTATATCAAATCTAATCACAATTTATATTTCTTAGTATTAATGGTTAAGTCAGTCATTTTATTAGATCTCGTTTATTTCGATCTCTTATTGACGGAGAGTTGgaaacaaaattcaaacagTTGTCCATGAATACGAAGGTCTTTGCTGTTTACAAAAATTTATCTATGCGTTCAAATCAACAGAAACTAAAATATAACGATTCCCGAAGTTGATATATGTCCAATACACACAAAATATAGATACATGGCAAACAAAATCTGATGTTTATTTCTGAAACGTAAAACACTCATTTCGTGTGTTACACAGCATGATTGATGAACGAAATCAACACAAAAAGGACTAGTTTCCCcaaacttgaatattttcgcaaaaatgaatattacttTGTCCGACATCTACAGAAACCTGTCGCTAACCCAATGTTTAAACCTAATTGTTCAAAATTACAGCCAACCAAGCGATCTAATAAGTGTTTACAGTGATTTTAACGAGTTCCAATTCGCCCACAAGCAAATGGACTATTCAAAAAAGGTACTTTCGAAATTCAATCCTATAAAGCCTCGGATGTACTTGTTCGAAAACCTGGGGGATGATAAGTTGAAATATTTCCTGAAAGGGTTGAAGCACCGTAACATAACCTTCAATGCCAGAGCGGACTATATATTCGTTAGAAAAGAATTTGATGAGGTGTTCTTGAGATTGACTATGAAGTACTTCATATTTCATGCTTTGTTCATCAACTCTAATACTGGGGAAATGACAACTCATTTCCCTTTCAAGACTAACAGCCTTAACAACCTTTTCACCAAATTATTTCCAATTGGTGTTTGCAAGGACGGCCAAGTCCATCTGCTAAACAACTACACCAATCTCTTTCCTAGAAAAATTCCAAGCACGTGGAAGAACTCTACGATTCGTATAATGCATCACCATCATAAAGTCTACAGCATGTGTGGCAAATGCAAGGAACAGGGAATAGAAATAGAGATCTTCGACACTATATCCAAAATTATAGGAGTCAATACTATTTTTTATAGGGTGGACACTCCACCAACGGCCTGGAGACTCTTCCACGAAGGCGTTTTCGATCTCTTC is drawn from Harmonia axyridis chromosome 7, icHarAxyr1.1, whole genome shotgun sequence and contains these coding sequences:
- the LOC123683953 gene encoding alpha-L-fucosidase; translation: MKSTGRRVSHCCCNCHIVKMRAFLSILLILIFVTISTKCNIPRTVNSFDVKYEPNWNSLDSRPLPKWYDEAKIGIFIHWGVFSVPSFGSEWFWADWKSNSSKYVDYVNNNLPKGFSYQEFAKDFKAEFFNPKEWAELFKKSGAKYVVLTSKHHEGFTLWPSKYSFSWNAKDIGPHRDLVGDLSREVREAGLTFGLYHSLYEWFNPMYLSDKTSKFTSTEFIDKKIIPEMKEIVEKYKPDVLWSDGDWEAKDSYWKSTEFLAWLYNESPVKDTIVVNDRWGIDIPCKHGDFFTCTDRYNPGTLQKHKWENAMTLDKESWGFRRNAPLKDYLTIHELLETLAQTISCGGNLLVNVGPTKEGTIAPIFEERLKDLGSWLKINGEAIYGSKPWTYQNDTLTSGVWFTRNSEAIYAIVLNWPEGNLLRLKAVKEEFDTSSVTLVKMLGNNDNLKWYSTVTSIDISFPDKAKVKSRHAWVLKIKNSK